TTTTAGCAAAAGGACCTGTAGTAGTGACTTTCTACAGAGGAGTTTGGTGTCCGTATTGTAACGCTGATTTGGCAAACTTGAAAAAGTATGCTGAGGAAATTGAGTCTTTGGGTGCTTCGGTGATTGCTATTTCTCCTGAGAAACCAGAATTCTTGAAAGATATCATTGCTAAGCAACGTCTGAACTATGACATTCTTCATGATGCAAATAATGAGTTAGCAGCAGAGTTGGGCTTGAAGTTCCACTTGCAAGAAGATTTGAAAGTCTTGTACAGAGATGCATTTAAAATTGACTTAGCAGGACATCAAGGAAATGACGAATGGGCATTGCCTATGCCTGCTCGATTCTTAATTGATAAGGATGGAAAAATTCGTTTTGTGGAAACTGATCCAGACTACCGAATCAGACCAGAAGTAGAACCTTTAATCGAGGTTCTGAAAAGTATTTAAATAGAAACAGACAACAACTTCAGAATAAGAAAATATTAAAATGAAAAAGGTACTTATTATCAACGGACACCAGTATTATCCGTTTTCAGAGGGGAAACTTTCAAACACGCTTGTAGACAATGCAAAAGCCTTTTTGGAAGGAAAAGGTTATGAAGTAAAAACAACAACTATGCGTGAGGAGTACGATGCGCAAGCGGAGATTGACAAACACCTTTGGGCTGATGTCGTGATCTTGCAGTCTCCTGTAAACTGGATGGGTGTTTCTTGGTCATTCAAAAAGTACATGGACGAAGTTTATACCTTGGGTATGATGGGACAGCTTTGTAATGGTGATGGTCGTACGGAAGCAGAACCAAAGAAAAATTATGGTTCTGGAGGTTTGATGCAAGGTAAAAAATATATGCTTTCACTTACATTCAATGCACCAAAAGAATCTTTCAATAACAAAGAAGAGAAGTTCTTTGACGGAGGAAGCGTAGATGATTTGTTCTGGCCAATGCACCTAAATTATAAGTTCTTTGGTTATGAGCCGCTAGAAACATTTGCGGCTTATGATGTAATGAAAAATCCAGACGTAGAAGAAGATTTCAAAAGATTTGAAGCGCATCTAGCAAAGCATTTCTAATCGATATCAATAGCTATATTATTAACCCAGTTTTTAGTGCTTAATAAGCATTGAAGACTGGGTTCTTTATTTTTGGGAAAAATTACTTTGAACCAAAGCTCTAATTCTTTGAGCTATTTCTCCCATTCTTTCCTTTTTCTAAAGCTCACCTTTGTAGTGTACCAAAGACAAAAAGGAAATGAATCAAAGCTTAGTAAAACTCAAACTCATTGTTATCGGATTATTATTCAGTACTGTAGTATTAGCCCAAGAGCAAAAAACACAGGAATTTACAGTTGAAAGAATTATTCCTGTATCGGCAGAACGTGTATGGAAAGTAGTCGGATTAGAGTTTGCGGATATCGCGAAGTCTCATCCAAAACTAGCCGATTCGCATTATGTGGAAGGAACACCCATGACAGGTGAAGGTTGTGAAAGAATCTGTACATTTTCTGAAGATGGAGAGAAGTACACAAAAGAAAAGATTGTAAACTTTGACCCAGAAAATTATTCTTTCAGAGCTGAAATTAATGGAATAGCAGGTTTACCGCTCGAAACAGATATTAGCTATGTCATTTATGATGTTGACCCGATTTCTGAAAACTCATGTAAGTTAAGCTTGAAGATGGTTTATCGTACAAACCCAGCGGTAATGGGAGTATTAGCGAAAGGTCGATTCAAAAAGAACTTAACCGATTATACGATTGCAATTGAGCATCATGTAAAAACAGGCGAAGATGTAAACCCAGAAACATTCAAGCAGATCAGAAAGCAGTATTTATAATAAGGAGAATTGTCATTCTAAAATCCCTGTATCTGAAAAAGATATGGGGATTTATTTTTTCTATTGGTACAATCTGAAGCTTCAACGTCAGAATGAGAAGGAATTCGAGAACTAATTTGGGTATGACTTTACAGCCTTTTTTATAACTGTAGCTTGCAAGTAGTTTAATCTTTCCAAACAAGAGAGTGAAGTTTATATGCCTGAGGAAAAGAAAAACACAGACCCATCTAAAGAAATAAAAAACCCAGAAGTTCAGCTCGAAGTTGATGCGATGATCGAGGAGTATGAGATTGAACTTCGGAGGGAAGCTGATTTAACGCAATCAAAGTCTTTTCGTGAGATTGAGCGGAAAAAGAAGACCTTCTACCAACGTATTTTGGAATATGAGTTAGAAGATATCCGCAGAGATGTAAAAGAGATTGAGGAAGAAGAAGAAACCATAATCGGTTATAACTTTTGGATAAGTTTAGGAATCTCCATTCTGATTATTGTCTTAGCATTAATTGCAGGAGATCGATTGATTGAGATATCGGATAGTATTTCAAAGTTCATTACACACAATCTCAATTGGTTTTATGTTCTGATCAGTTCCGTATTCTTAATATTCCTGATCTATATTGCTTCTAGTCGTTTTGGGCAAGTAGTTCTAGGTCCTCCCAACGAACGCCCTGAGTTTAGCGACTTTTCGTGGTATTCTATGCTGTTTTCGGCAGGGATGGGTGTTGGTATTTTATTTTGGGGAACAGCAGAACCTTTACATCATTTCTTCTCCCCTCCTGTAGGAGAATCTAAAAGTATTTTGGCTGCTCAAAACTCTATGGCAATCTCTGTATTCCATTGGGGTTTACATGCTTGGGGAATTTATACGATCTGTGCTGTAGGAGTGGCTTATTATGGTTTTAGAAAGCGAAAGAAATACTTAATTTCTTCAAGTATTATTGATTTTTCAGCTAAACGTAATACAAGAAAACTAACCAGATCAATTGTAGATCTGATCTCTATTTTGGCTGTCATTTTTGGTGTGAGTACTTCTCTAGGAATGGGAATCATACAGATGAGTAGCGGAATAGAATTAATCTTTGGAATCAATTCTGCGAGTACCGCAGGCTATATAATCATTTCAGTAGCAGTAACGGCTGTTTTTATAGTTTCCTCTTCTACAGGTTTAGATAAAGGCATTAAAATACTCTCAAATACCAATATTATTGTCGCTATAGCACTCATGCTTTTTGTGTTTTTCACAGGACCAACATTATTCAACATAAAGGTATTTGTAGACAGCATAGGACAGTATCTTTCTCAAATTACCCTTTTCAGTTTTAAGGTAGACCCTTATGAGCCTCAGTTTGAAGAATGGATGGGAAATTGGACATTGAGTTATTTCACATGGTGGATTTCATGGTCGCCTTTTGTTGGGATTTTTATTGCAAGAATTTCCAAAGGCAGAACAATCCGAGAGTTGATTTTTGGTTGTCTGCTTATCCCTACCATTTTTAGTATTTTCTGGTTTTCTGTATTTGGTGGTTCTGCTATTCATATGGAAATGGTAGAAGGTGTGTCTATCGGAGATAAAATCTTGAAAAATGCAGATTTGGGTACTTTCTTACTGTTAGATCAATTGCCTCTTTCTAAGATTACATCTTTTATAGCTGTTTTACTGATTTTTACATTTCTAGTTACTTCAGCTGATTCTGCCACATTTGTGATCAGTATGATGACTTCCAAAGGAGATTTGGACCCAAGTATGAAAATGAAAATCATTTGGGGAATTGTATTGGCAGCTTTGAGTCTGATCCTTTTACTTGGAGGAGGTTTGAAAGCACTACAGGCAGCAACACTCATTTTTGCATTCCCATTTTCAATTGTTTTGATCATGATAGCACGATCCTTCTATTTCAGACTTTCTATTCAAATAAAGAGTAAAAGGAAATAGAAAAGCTGTTGATTACGTATTTTATACAAAAATGATTTGTAACATAGGTCACTGACTTACTAGGGAAAATGTCGGAACTTTGCATAAAATAAATAACGTACATAAAGAAAACGATCATGGCTACAATAAAAATGACAGCAGAGGTATTCAAGGAAAAAGTATTTGATTATACCACTGAAAAAGAATGGAAATTTAAAGGAGAAAGACCTGCTATCATTGATTTTTATGCAGATTGGTGTGGACCATGTCAGATGGTTGCTCCAGTATTAGAAGAACTTTCTGATGAGTATAAGGACAAGGTAGATATTTATAAAGTTGATACAGAAGTAGAAGAAGAGCTTTCAGC
The sequence above is drawn from the Sediminitomix flava genome and encodes:
- a CDS encoding peroxiredoxin-like family protein, which codes for MATLNERLEQLKERLEGSMPPEALKIMHGATDDLRASGIMEKVAKVDDTFPSFTLVNQDNAEVSLADLLAKGPVVVTFYRGVWCPYCNADLANLKKYAEEIESLGASVIAISPEKPEFLKDIIAKQRLNYDILHDANNELAAELGLKFHLQEDLKVLYRDAFKIDLAGHQGNDEWALPMPARFLIDKDGKIRFVETDPDYRIRPEVEPLIEVLKSI
- the trxA gene encoding thioredoxin, which codes for MATIKMTAEVFKEKVFDYTTEKEWKFKGERPAIIDFYADWCGPCQMVAPVLEELSDEYKDKVDIYKVDTEVEEELSAVFGIRSIPSLLFIPMDETPKMQAGALQKQAFVNVIEKELLK
- a CDS encoding SRPBCC family protein translates to MNQSLVKLKLIVIGLLFSTVVLAQEQKTQEFTVERIIPVSAERVWKVVGLEFADIAKSHPKLADSHYVEGTPMTGEGCERICTFSEDGEKYTKEKIVNFDPENYSFRAEINGIAGLPLETDISYVIYDVDPISENSCKLSLKMVYRTNPAVMGVLAKGRFKKNLTDYTIAIEHHVKTGEDVNPETFKQIRKQYL
- a CDS encoding NAD(P)H-dependent oxidoreductase produces the protein MKKVLIINGHQYYPFSEGKLSNTLVDNAKAFLEGKGYEVKTTTMREEYDAQAEIDKHLWADVVILQSPVNWMGVSWSFKKYMDEVYTLGMMGQLCNGDGRTEAEPKKNYGSGGLMQGKKYMLSLTFNAPKESFNNKEEKFFDGGSVDDLFWPMHLNYKFFGYEPLETFAAYDVMKNPDVEEDFKRFEAHLAKHF
- a CDS encoding BCCT family transporter; this encodes MPEEKKNTDPSKEIKNPEVQLEVDAMIEEYEIELRREADLTQSKSFREIERKKKTFYQRILEYELEDIRRDVKEIEEEEETIIGYNFWISLGISILIIVLALIAGDRLIEISDSISKFITHNLNWFYVLISSVFLIFLIYIASSRFGQVVLGPPNERPEFSDFSWYSMLFSAGMGVGILFWGTAEPLHHFFSPPVGESKSILAAQNSMAISVFHWGLHAWGIYTICAVGVAYYGFRKRKKYLISSSIIDFSAKRNTRKLTRSIVDLISILAVIFGVSTSLGMGIIQMSSGIELIFGINSASTAGYIIISVAVTAVFIVSSSTGLDKGIKILSNTNIIVAIALMLFVFFTGPTLFNIKVFVDSIGQYLSQITLFSFKVDPYEPQFEEWMGNWTLSYFTWWISWSPFVGIFIARISKGRTIRELIFGCLLIPTIFSIFWFSVFGGSAIHMEMVEGVSIGDKILKNADLGTFLLLDQLPLSKITSFIAVLLIFTFLVTSADSATFVISMMTSKGDLDPSMKMKIIWGIVLAALSLILLLGGGLKALQAATLIFAFPFSIVLIMIARSFYFRLSIQIKSKRK